The segment TCTTCGACGACCTTGGCGAGCCCGAAGTCCATGATCTTGGCCTTGCGGTCGCGGGTCCACATCGTGTTCGCGGTCTTGATGTCGCGGTGCACGATCTTCTTCTCGTGCGCGTAGGCGAGCGCCTCGCACATCTGCACCAGCACGTGCAGCACGCCGCCCGGCGCGATCGCCCCGCGCCGGCGCACGATCTCCTTCAGCGTGTTGCCGTCCACGTACTCCATCGCGATGTAGTAGCGGCGGTCCTGCTCGCCCGCGTCGTACACCGTCACGATGTTCGGGTGGTTGAGCTGCGCAGCGCTCTTGGCCTCGCGCAGGAAATTCTTGAGCGCCTGCGGGTTCTCCTCGAGCGCGGCGGGCAGCACCTTGAAGGCGACCACCCGGTCGAGGACCGTGTCATTGGCCTTGTAGACGATGCCCATCCCGCCGCGCCCGAGCTCGGAGAGGATCTGATAGCGGGCCACCGGGCCCTTGCGCGCGGTCACCGAGAGCGGCGCCTCCTCCACCGCCGCCGCCTCGGCGGCGCCGTCCTGCGCGAGCCGCTCCTTGGCGGCCTGGAGGCGCGCCCCGGCGTCCTCGAAGTGGTAGTCGCAGGCGAGGATCTTCTCGTACAGGTCGGCGGCCTCGCGCAGCTCGCCGTGGCTCTCGTAGGCCTGCGCGAGCGCGTAGTACAGGCGCAGGTTGTGGCGATCGAGGTCCCCGGTTCCGACCGCCTGGCGCAGCTTCTTGATCGCGAGCGAGAGCTGGCCGCGGCGCTGGAAGATCTCGCCGAGCACCGCGGAGGCGAGCGCGAAGTCGGGGCTCGAGGCCGGGATCTGCTGGAGGACCTTGATCGCCTCCTCGTCGGCGCCCTGCGCGTGATAGGCCTCACCCGCCGCGAAGTGGCGTCCGGCCTGGACCAGCGCGTGCGCCTGGCGGGCGGCGTCGCCGGCCTCTGCCCAGCAGGAGGCGGCCTCGTCCCAGCGCGAGGCCTTCTCGAAGCACTGTGCGGCGTGGCCGGGGTGGCCGGCCAGCCGGAACATCTCGGCCGCCTGCACCCGGTCGTTCGCCTTGTCGTAGGCCTGGGCGGCGCGCGCGTAGTCCTCGAGCTTGCGATACACGTCGCCGGCCGCGAAGAACTCGCCGGCGAGCTCCAGATGGTGGGCGGCCTCCGCGTCCTCGCCGCGCGCGCGGTGGTACTCGCCGAGGATCCGGGCGGCGTTCTGCGCGTCGCCGAGCTGCTGCAGCGCCTCGGCGGCGCGCACCGGCTGGCTGCCCTGGAGGAACAGCTCGGCCGCGCGCTCGAGATCCCCCTTGCGCAGCCGCACCTCGGCCGCGGCCACGTGGCAGCCGCCCTTC is part of the Deltaproteobacteria bacterium genome and harbors:
- a CDS encoding protein kinase translates to MIASTLRLLFLLLALVLIGAGAVGVLLQRSASDPQLREHRRRIEGLAGQSMLPPEALRGWTPFALVGAGTGLAIGVLLVARRRDASAPHGRGGSAKGAAARGRAPELEPALDRRTGRKLERQALAMAKKGLPQEAAELCFDAGLLDRAAELFVEAGDFVRAAGIRHDQNRFLEAAELHLKAGDHDTAGTILAAQGEHRRAAESFLAARRMSVAAEMFEKAGDHRRAGDCYREAGFERQAARAYIRCQSWKQAAESLEEVILEERTRTGTGQNPREQRELQTLVLQAGRLYDQAGLLDKSAEVLEKGGCHVAAAEVRLRKGDLERAAELFLQGSQPVRAAEALQQLGDAQNAARILGEYHRARGEDAEAAHHLELAGEFFAAGDVYRKLEDYARAAQAYDKANDRVQAAEMFRLAGHPGHAAQCFEKASRWDEAASCWAEAGDAARQAHALVQAGRHFAAGEAYHAQGADEEAIKVLQQIPASSPDFALASAVLGEIFQRRGQLSLAIKKLRQAVGTGDLDRHNLRLYYALAQAYESHGELREAADLYEKILACDYHFEDAGARLQAAKERLAQDGAAEAAAVEEAPLSVTARKGPVARYQILSELGRGGMGIVYKANDTVLDRVVAFKVLPAALEENPQALKNFLREAKSAAQLNHPNIVTVYDAGEQDRRYYIAMEYVDGNTLKEIVRRRGAIAPGGVLHVLVQMCEALAYAHEKKIVHRDIKTANTMWTRDRKAKIMDFGLAKVVEEVRNHTTLVSGTPYYMSPEQTLGRNVDHRTDLYSLGVTVFELATGRLPFTEGNIPYHHVHTPPPDPREIHPEVPTLLAEIIARCLRKDPAERYQSARDILAEVRAAVGRGRPGAQT